One genomic segment of Alosa sapidissima isolate fAloSap1 chromosome 13, fAloSap1.pri, whole genome shotgun sequence includes these proteins:
- the setb gene encoding SET nuclear proto-oncogene b, which yields MSASAAKVSRKEQNSNHDGADETSEKEQQEAIEHIDEVQNEIDRLNEQASEEILKVEQKYNKLRQPFFQKRSELIAKIPNFWVTTFVNHPQVSALLGEEDEEALHYLTRVEVTEFEDIKSGYRIDFYFDENSYFENKILSKEFHLNESGDPSSKSTEIKWKAGKDLTKRTGQTQNKAGKKRQHEEPESFFTWFTDHSDAGADELGEVIKDDIWPNPLQYYLVPDMEDEEGEGEEDDEDEDEEGLEDIDEEGDEDEGEEDEEEDDGEDGEDDGEDD from the exons ATGTCGGCGTCGGCGGCGAAAGTCAGTAGAAAGGAGCAGAACTCAAACCATGACGGAGCGGACGAGACCTCCG AAAAAGAGCAACAGGAAGCAATCGAACACATCGATGAAGTACAGAATGAAATTGACAG ATTGAATGAACAGGCAAGTGAGGAAATTTTAAAAGTAGAGCAGAAGTACAATAAGCTACGCCAGCCATTCTTCCAGAAGAGGTCAGAACTCATAGCCAAAATCCCCAACTTCTGGGTCACGACGTTCGTCAACCATCCACAAG TCTCAGCTCTGCTTGGTGAGGAAGACGAGGAGGCACTTCACTACCTCACCAGGGTGGAGGTCACTGAGTTTGAGGACATCAAATCAGGTTACAGAATAGACTTT TACTTTGATGAAAACTCTTACTTTGAAAATAAAATCCTGTCGAAAGAGTTCCATTTGAATGAAAGCGGTGATCCATCCTCAAAATCCACTGAAATTAAATGGAAAGCTGGAAAG GATTTGACGAAACGTACTGGCCAAACACAGAATAAAGCGGGTAAAAAGAGGCAACACGAGGAGCCGGAGAGCTTCTTCACATGGTTCACCGATCACTCAGACGCAGGGGCAGACGAACTCGGTGAGGTCATCAAGGATGACATCTGGCCCAACCCTTTACAGTACTACCTG GTCCCAGACATGGAGGATGAAGAGGgtgaaggagaggaagatgatgaggatgaAGATGAAGAGGGCCTGGAAGACATTGATGAGGAAGGAGATGAagatgagggagaggaggatgaagaggaggatgatggagaagatggagag GATGATGGGGAAGATGATTAA
- the dync2i2 gene encoding WD repeat-containing protein 34 isoform X2, with amino-acid sequence MFTDETLDSVGTESSWRRSLQSVQESRSCQTLPLHTAEAEVQALHVTNNGTQTDAQDCFAEYHEASGDHPGLKEFLDGIEEMVIKELIKNSRSHAFDGFEVNWVDHKETVACIHRLQHPDAQSRGLQVTSLSWSCTGSVIACAFGRVDDGDWNTERCFVCTWNLDRRGLNPKRPDLTIDVASAVMCLSFHPQRPSLIAGGLYSGEVVVWDTSRTQDPILAQTGMSADTHREPVYQVHWVPGSRRGELDVMSAGSGGRVLQWRVEGVEGRLVLASGYALVRQQVPMINTLSKARGGSSIGVTALALSPWDLDSFLVGTEGGLVLKCAFSSQTVSAALPDGESVTLRAPAQFCFSPSSGPVHSLHCSPFHRNLFVSGGTDGLAHLHSLLQAEPLLALRVCDSSYVFAVRWSPTRPLVFAAATGQGLVQIFDLGRRSLRAATTIDQETGGKPVYCLEFNPRQTHLLAAGNGDGTINIWQLSGNLTEQGPRETAQLEQLANEVAD; translated from the exons ATGTTTACGGATGAAACTTTGGATTCGGTTGGCACCGAATCATCATGGAGAAGATCACTTCAGTCTGTGCAGGAGTCG AGGAGCTGTCAAACATTACCACTGCACACCGCAGAGGCTGAGGTACAGGCGCTACATGTTACGAATAATGGCACACAGACCGATGCACAGGACTGCTTTGCTGAATACCACGAGGCGAGCGGTGACCACCCTGGCTTAAAGGAATTCTTGGATGGAATCGAGGAAATGGTCATCAAAGAGCTGATAAAGAATTCGAGGAGCCATGCTTTCGATGGGTTTGAAGTAAATTGGGTTGATCACAAAGAAACG GTAGCCTGTATTCATCGACTTCAACATCCAGACGCCCAGTCAAGAGGGCTCCAAGTCACCAGTTTGTCTTGGAGTTGCACAGGCTCGGTCATTGCTTGTGCCTTTGGCCG AGTGGATGATGGTGACTGGAACACAGAAAGATGCTTTGTGTGCACCTGGAACTTGGATCGAAGAGGCTTAAACCCCAAGCGGCCTGACTTGACCATAGATGTGGCCAGTGCTGTCATGTGCTTGTCCTTCCATCCCCAGCGTCCTTCTCTGATAGCAG GTGGGCTGTACAGTGGAGAGGTTGTGGTGTGGGACACAAGCCGCACACAAGACCCCATCCTGGCCCAGACTGGCATGTCTGCAGATACTCACAGGGAGCCAGTGTATCAG GTGCACTGGGTTCCTGGCTCCCGCAGAGGGGAGCTGGATGTGATGAGTGCAGGCTCAGGAGGCCGAGTCCTGCAGTGGCGAGTGGAGGGAGTGGAGGGCAGGCTGGTGCTGGCCTCTGGATATGCCCTGGTTCGACAGCAGGTGCCCATGATCAATACACTGAGCAAG GCAAGAGGTGGCAGCAGCATAGGGGTCACAGCCCTCGCCCTCTCTCCTTGGGACCTGGACTCCTTCCTGGTGGGCACCGAAGGGGGTCTGGTCCTCAAATGCGCCTTCTCCAGTCAGACAGTGTCTGCAGCACTCCCTGATGGCGAGAGTGTGACACTGCGGGCTCCTGCCCAGTTCTGTTTCTCGCCCAGCAGTGGCCCTGTCCACTCCCTGCACTGCTCACCATTTCACAG GAACCTGTTTGTGAGCGGAGGGACAGATGGCCTGGCCCACCTCCACAGCCTGCTCCAGGCTGAGCCCCTGCTGGCTCTGCGGGTGTGTGACTCATCATACGTGTTTGCAGTGCGCTGGTCTCCAACACGCCCACTTGTTTTCGCAGCAGCCACAGGACAAG GTTTGGTACAGATTTTTGACCTGGGTCGGCGGTCACTGAGAGCTGCTACCACGATTGACCAGGAGACTGGTGGCAAACCTGTGTATTGTCTAGAGTTCAACCCACGGCAGACCCACCTTCTAGCAGCAGGAAACGGAGATGGCACCATCAACATCTGGCAGCTCAGTGGCAACCTGACAGAGCAGGGGCCCAGAGAGACAGCCCAGCTGGAGCAGCTAGCCAATGAGGTGGCAGACTGA
- the dync2i2 gene encoding WD repeat-containing protein 34 isoform X1, with product MGYHCIMFTDETLDSVGTESSWRRSLQSVQESRSCQTLPLHTAEAEVQALHVTNNGTQTDAQDCFAEYHEASGDHPGLKEFLDGIEEMVIKELIKNSRSHAFDGFEVNWVDHKETVACIHRLQHPDAQSRGLQVTSLSWSCTGSVIACAFGRVDDGDWNTERCFVCTWNLDRRGLNPKRPDLTIDVASAVMCLSFHPQRPSLIAGGLYSGEVVVWDTSRTQDPILAQTGMSADTHREPVYQVHWVPGSRRGELDVMSAGSGGRVLQWRVEGVEGRLVLASGYALVRQQVPMINTLSKARGGSSIGVTALALSPWDLDSFLVGTEGGLVLKCAFSSQTVSAALPDGESVTLRAPAQFCFSPSSGPVHSLHCSPFHRNLFVSGGTDGLAHLHSLLQAEPLLALRVCDSSYVFAVRWSPTRPLVFAAATGQGLVQIFDLGRRSLRAATTIDQETGGKPVYCLEFNPRQTHLLAAGNGDGTINIWQLSGNLTEQGPRETAQLEQLANEVAD from the exons ATGGGGTATCATT GTATAATGTTTACGGATGAAACTTTGGATTCGGTTGGCACCGAATCATCATGGAGAAGATCACTTCAGTCTGTGCAGGAGTCG AGGAGCTGTCAAACATTACCACTGCACACCGCAGAGGCTGAGGTACAGGCGCTACATGTTACGAATAATGGCACACAGACCGATGCACAGGACTGCTTTGCTGAATACCACGAGGCGAGCGGTGACCACCCTGGCTTAAAGGAATTCTTGGATGGAATCGAGGAAATGGTCATCAAAGAGCTGATAAAGAATTCGAGGAGCCATGCTTTCGATGGGTTTGAAGTAAATTGGGTTGATCACAAAGAAACG GTAGCCTGTATTCATCGACTTCAACATCCAGACGCCCAGTCAAGAGGGCTCCAAGTCACCAGTTTGTCTTGGAGTTGCACAGGCTCGGTCATTGCTTGTGCCTTTGGCCG AGTGGATGATGGTGACTGGAACACAGAAAGATGCTTTGTGTGCACCTGGAACTTGGATCGAAGAGGCTTAAACCCCAAGCGGCCTGACTTGACCATAGATGTGGCCAGTGCTGTCATGTGCTTGTCCTTCCATCCCCAGCGTCCTTCTCTGATAGCAG GTGGGCTGTACAGTGGAGAGGTTGTGGTGTGGGACACAAGCCGCACACAAGACCCCATCCTGGCCCAGACTGGCATGTCTGCAGATACTCACAGGGAGCCAGTGTATCAG GTGCACTGGGTTCCTGGCTCCCGCAGAGGGGAGCTGGATGTGATGAGTGCAGGCTCAGGAGGCCGAGTCCTGCAGTGGCGAGTGGAGGGAGTGGAGGGCAGGCTGGTGCTGGCCTCTGGATATGCCCTGGTTCGACAGCAGGTGCCCATGATCAATACACTGAGCAAG GCAAGAGGTGGCAGCAGCATAGGGGTCACAGCCCTCGCCCTCTCTCCTTGGGACCTGGACTCCTTCCTGGTGGGCACCGAAGGGGGTCTGGTCCTCAAATGCGCCTTCTCCAGTCAGACAGTGTCTGCAGCACTCCCTGATGGCGAGAGTGTGACACTGCGGGCTCCTGCCCAGTTCTGTTTCTCGCCCAGCAGTGGCCCTGTCCACTCCCTGCACTGCTCACCATTTCACAG GAACCTGTTTGTGAGCGGAGGGACAGATGGCCTGGCCCACCTCCACAGCCTGCTCCAGGCTGAGCCCCTGCTGGCTCTGCGGGTGTGTGACTCATCATACGTGTTTGCAGTGCGCTGGTCTCCAACACGCCCACTTGTTTTCGCAGCAGCCACAGGACAAG GTTTGGTACAGATTTTTGACCTGGGTCGGCGGTCACTGAGAGCTGCTACCACGATTGACCAGGAGACTGGTGGCAAACCTGTGTATTGTCTAGAGTTCAACCCACGGCAGACCCACCTTCTAGCAGCAGGAAACGGAGATGGCACCATCAACATCTGGCAGCTCAGTGGCAACCTGACAGAGCAGGGGCCCAGAGAGACAGCCCAGCTGGAGCAGCTAGCCAATGAGGTGGCAGACTGA
- the dync2i2 gene encoding WD repeat-containing protein 34 isoform X3, whose product MVIKELIKNSRSHAFDGFEVNWVDHKETVACIHRLQHPDAQSRGLQVTSLSWSCTGSVIACAFGRVDDGDWNTERCFVCTWNLDRRGLNPKRPDLTIDVASAVMCLSFHPQRPSLIAGGLYSGEVVVWDTSRTQDPILAQTGMSADTHREPVYQVHWVPGSRRGELDVMSAGSGGRVLQWRVEGVEGRLVLASGYALVRQQVPMINTLSKARGGSSIGVTALALSPWDLDSFLVGTEGGLVLKCAFSSQTVSAALPDGESVTLRAPAQFCFSPSSGPVHSLHCSPFHRNLFVSGGTDGLAHLHSLLQAEPLLALRVCDSSYVFAVRWSPTRPLVFAAATGQGLVQIFDLGRRSLRAATTIDQETGGKPVYCLEFNPRQTHLLAAGNGDGTINIWQLSGNLTEQGPRETAQLEQLANEVAD is encoded by the exons ATGGTCATCAAAGAGCTGATAAAGAATTCGAGGAGCCATGCTTTCGATGGGTTTGAAGTAAATTGGGTTGATCACAAAGAAACG GTAGCCTGTATTCATCGACTTCAACATCCAGACGCCCAGTCAAGAGGGCTCCAAGTCACCAGTTTGTCTTGGAGTTGCACAGGCTCGGTCATTGCTTGTGCCTTTGGCCG AGTGGATGATGGTGACTGGAACACAGAAAGATGCTTTGTGTGCACCTGGAACTTGGATCGAAGAGGCTTAAACCCCAAGCGGCCTGACTTGACCATAGATGTGGCCAGTGCTGTCATGTGCTTGTCCTTCCATCCCCAGCGTCCTTCTCTGATAGCAG GTGGGCTGTACAGTGGAGAGGTTGTGGTGTGGGACACAAGCCGCACACAAGACCCCATCCTGGCCCAGACTGGCATGTCTGCAGATACTCACAGGGAGCCAGTGTATCAG GTGCACTGGGTTCCTGGCTCCCGCAGAGGGGAGCTGGATGTGATGAGTGCAGGCTCAGGAGGCCGAGTCCTGCAGTGGCGAGTGGAGGGAGTGGAGGGCAGGCTGGTGCTGGCCTCTGGATATGCCCTGGTTCGACAGCAGGTGCCCATGATCAATACACTGAGCAAG GCAAGAGGTGGCAGCAGCATAGGGGTCACAGCCCTCGCCCTCTCTCCTTGGGACCTGGACTCCTTCCTGGTGGGCACCGAAGGGGGTCTGGTCCTCAAATGCGCCTTCTCCAGTCAGACAGTGTCTGCAGCACTCCCTGATGGCGAGAGTGTGACACTGCGGGCTCCTGCCCAGTTCTGTTTCTCGCCCAGCAGTGGCCCTGTCCACTCCCTGCACTGCTCACCATTTCACAG GAACCTGTTTGTGAGCGGAGGGACAGATGGCCTGGCCCACCTCCACAGCCTGCTCCAGGCTGAGCCCCTGCTGGCTCTGCGGGTGTGTGACTCATCATACGTGTTTGCAGTGCGCTGGTCTCCAACACGCCCACTTGTTTTCGCAGCAGCCACAGGACAAG GTTTGGTACAGATTTTTGACCTGGGTCGGCGGTCACTGAGAGCTGCTACCACGATTGACCAGGAGACTGGTGGCAAACCTGTGTATTGTCTAGAGTTCAACCCACGGCAGACCCACCTTCTAGCAGCAGGAAACGGAGATGGCACCATCAACATCTGGCAGCTCAGTGGCAACCTGACAGAGCAGGGGCCCAGAGAGACAGCCCAGCTGGAGCAGCTAGCCAATGAGGTGGCAGACTGA